A single window of Sulfurovum sp. UBA12169 DNA harbors:
- a CDS encoding recombination protein RecO, which translates to MKGFVLSLRKVKNEDSVAIILSDKEIKTYYRFFGARHSILQLGNLVDFETEGEGSYFLPRLRNLSQINFPWLFDKNKLLLWHNFIKCFEPHLKETEEIETFYYELLLNAAKKWHKQNPKRIVCESYLALLAHEGRLHDEEICYICEHPIKEHIALMRAFIPAHPECLYSASLPKEKIRTFLKTKKTIHLEDDEVAYLYDIVMKGF; encoded by the coding sequence ATAAAAGGATTTGTACTCAGTCTTCGAAAAGTTAAAAATGAAGATTCTGTTGCCATCATACTTAGCGACAAAGAGATAAAAACGTATTATCGTTTTTTTGGTGCAAGACACTCTATTTTACAGTTGGGCAATTTGGTTGACTTTGAAACAGAAGGAGAAGGAAGTTATTTTCTTCCGCGTTTAAGAAATCTTTCACAAATCAATTTTCCTTGGCTCTTTGACAAAAATAAACTTTTGCTTTGGCACAACTTCATCAAATGTTTTGAACCTCATCTTAAAGAGACCGAAGAGATAGAGACGTTTTATTACGAGCTGCTTCTTAATGCGGCCAAAAAATGGCATAAGCAAAATCCAAAACGTATTGTATGCGAAAGTTATTTGGCACTATTGGCCCACGAAGGAAGGCTGCATGATGAAGAGATTTGTTACATCTGCGAACACCCCATAAAGGAACACATAGCGCTTATGCGTGCTTTTATTCCGGCACATCCCGAATGTCTTTATAGCGCTTCTCTACCCAAAGAAAAAATACGTACTTTTTTAAAAACAAAAAAAACTATACATTTGGAAGATGATGAAGTGGCGTATCTTTATGATATCGTCATGAAAGGATTTTAA
- a CDS encoding alkylphosphonate utilization protein, with translation MNIDKALMQRSGGKCELCGSQENLMAYEVAPKDEAIVICSTCSASIEDPTQDANHWHCLSDSMWSAEPAVQVMAYRLLAKLGAQDQLDMLYLEPEVQEWAQAGMNEVSSSEPTQDSNGTILAEGDTVTIIKDLPVKGAGFTAKQGTTVKNIHLCDDNTMIEGRVNGTKIFLLSKFLKKA, from the coding sequence ATGAATATAGATAAAGCATTAATGCAAAGAAGCGGTGGCAAGTGTGAACTTTGCGGTTCGCAGGAAAATTTGATGGCCTATGAAGTGGCGCCCAAAGATGAAGCTATTGTAATTTGCAGTACATGCAGCGCTTCTATCGAGGATCCGACACAGGATGCGAATCATTGGCATTGTTTGTCAGACAGCATGTGGAGTGCGGAGCCTGCCGTGCAGGTGATGGCATATAGGCTGCTTGCAAAACTGGGCGCACAAGATCAGCTTGATATGCTTTATCTCGAGCCTGAGGTGCAAGAATGGGCGCAGGCCGGCATGAATGAAGTATCTAGCAGCGAACCCACGCAAGACAGCAATGGAACGATATTGGCGGAGGGCGACACGGTAACCATCATTAAAGATTTGCCTGTAAAGGGTGCGGGTTTTACGGCAAAACAGGGTACAACGGTCAAAAATATTCATCTTTGCGATGACAATACGATGATAGAGGGTCGCGTCAACGGTACAAAAATCTTTTTGCTTTCCAAGTTTCTAAAAAAAGCATAA
- a CDS encoding protein disulfide oxidoreductase, whose amino-acid sequence MGSWNIKKILKEAIIVMSVVFVAGNVISFLRKPSLPSDRLPNMQSRLIDGSILNQDDVLKKPLIVHFWGTWCPTCKLEASNIQAVSKKYRVLSIAVNSGSDEQIKQYMNEKDLNFKVINDNEGKWKAAFNVEVFPTTFIYDSKGKLQFTEVGYTTTAGLLARMMAVK is encoded by the coding sequence ATGGGATCTTGGAACATCAAAAAAATACTCAAAGAAGCAATCATAGTAATGTCGGTCGTTTTTGTAGCGGGCAATGTGATCAGTTTTTTGCGTAAACCATCACTTCCAAGCGACAGATTGCCCAATATGCAAAGCAGACTGATTGATGGAAGTATATTGAATCAAGATGATGTGCTAAAAAAACCCCTGATTGTGCATTTTTGGGGTACATGGTGTCCGACATGCAAACTTGAAGCCTCCAATATCCAAGCCGTTTCAAAAAAATACCGGGTGCTAAGCATTGCAGTCAATTCGGGAAGTGACGAACAGATCAAACAATACATGAACGAAAAAGATTTAAACTTTAAAGTGATCAATGACAACGAAGGAAAATGGAAAGCAGCATTCAATGTGGAAGTCTTTCCTACTACTTTTATCTATGACAGTAAAGGCAAATTGCAATTTACCGAAGTGGGATACACCACTACCGCAGGATTGCTTGCCCGTATGATGGCGGTCAAATAG
- a CDS encoding AAA family ATPase, producing the protein MTARQSIEILQQKMNEAIIGQERIVERFIIGLLADGNILVEGLPGLAKTKTVRTMAEIIDSKFSRIQFTPDLVPSDIIGVENMYEENGAHKFRFEPGPIFGNIILADEINRAPAKVQSAMLEAMEERQVTVAGKTYKLPKLFIVMATQNPLEEEGTYRLPEAQKDRFLMHVNISYVDMESEFKIIQQAHERKNANKLLEANKEKIPQEMIFAARDEIEKVKMSDDIERYIVELVFATRYPLRYSKQLDIMIDVGVSPRASLALDQCTRVIAWMRGRDYTTVEDVQAVIHDVFRHRLIKSGNSSFDDNSNDDIIDIILKQVPLPA; encoded by the coding sequence ATGACAGCCCGACAGTCTATTGAAATTTTACAACAAAAGATGAACGAAGCGATCATTGGTCAAGAGCGTATAGTCGAGAGATTTATTATAGGATTACTCGCAGATGGCAATATTTTAGTAGAGGGCTTGCCCGGACTTGCTAAAACAAAAACAGTGCGCACCATGGCAGAAATTATAGATTCAAAATTTTCCAGGATTCAATTTACACCGGATTTGGTTCCTTCGGATATTATTGGGGTTGAAAATATGTATGAAGAGAACGGGGCGCATAAGTTTCGTTTTGAGCCGGGTCCAATTTTTGGCAATATTATTTTGGCCGATGAGATAAACCGTGCTCCCGCCAAAGTGCAATCAGCAATGCTCGAAGCCATGGAAGAAAGACAGGTGACGGTTGCAGGAAAAACCTACAAACTTCCTAAGCTTTTTATTGTGATGGCAACGCAGAATCCTCTTGAAGAAGAAGGAACATACAGACTTCCGGAAGCACAAAAAGATCGTTTTTTGATGCATGTGAATATCTCGTATGTCGATATGGAATCAGAGTTTAAAATCATACAGCAAGCACACGAAAGAAAAAATGCAAATAAATTGCTAGAAGCAAACAAAGAGAAAATCCCGCAAGAGATGATATTTGCTGCGCGCGATGAGATAGAAAAGGTGAAAATGAGTGATGATATTGAACGCTATATTGTTGAGTTGGTATTTGCCACACGGTATCCGCTGAGATACAGCAAACAGCTTGATATCATGATAGATGTGGGTGTAAGCCCCAGGGCTTCTTTGGCGCTAGATCAGTGTACCCGCGTTATTGCCTGGATGAGGGGACGGGATTACACGACGGTAGAGGATGTACAAGCGGTCATTCATGATGTTTTTCGCCATCGGCTTATCAAAAGCGGCAATAGCAGTTTTGATGACAATAGCAATGACGATATCATAGATATCATTTTAAAACAAGTGCCGCTTCCTGCCTAA
- a CDS encoding cytidine deaminase, with protein sequence MTPEKLIRAARKIVGQFELSHADFSAGKVGAALLSAKGNIYTGINIELACGIGFCAEHSAIAEMLKNRETQIDMIVATNNKSIIPPCGRCRELMFQVNRSNMNTKIYLTGDRYMTLAELLPNPWEPSL encoded by the coding sequence ATGACACCGGAAAAACTCATCCGGGCAGCGCGTAAAATTGTTGGACAATTTGAACTGAGCCATGCTGATTTTTCTGCCGGAAAAGTAGGAGCAGCACTTTTAAGCGCAAAAGGAAATATTTATACCGGAATCAACATTGAACTAGCATGCGGTATCGGATTTTGCGCAGAACATTCAGCAATTGCTGAAATGTTAAAAAACAGAGAAACCCAAATCGACATGATCGTTGCAACAAATAACAAATCTATCATTCCTCCATGCGGACGATGCAGGGAACTTATGTTTCAAGTTAATCGCAGCAACATGAATACAAAAATATATCTCACCGGTGACCGCTATATGACCCTTGCTGAATTATTGCCCAATCCCTGGGAGCCAAGCCTGTGA
- a CDS encoding C4-dicarboxylate ABC transporter permease produces the protein MLSLLVAYDAAARYLFSAGSVALQELEWHLFDIIFLLGLSYALKHDKHVRVDIFFERYSVQTKAIVQILSMLLLLIPFSLFFLNDALDMTYQSYIQREVSSDPGGLTHRYLIKSMLIVAFILLLIQAVSEVLKAYHKVENKTFLWLALGVAVFLGTAVYALWFNRVAFLLDPVFLMFALSFVLLMAGFQVAFVFAGSALFFALISDEVSLQTFQMLPYRTYGIMDNATLMAVPLFVFMGLILEKSKMAEGLMFSLGKLFRNLRGGLAISVVIVGAILAASTGIVGASVVMMSLIALPLMLKHGYSPSLAAGTIAASGTLGQLIPPSVVLIVLGDQMHLSVGDLFRAAVVPGMLLIVLYVLYIVIVSWLNKDIAPAIVLDEPYRAVLKTAAREIVSPLLLIGVVLGSIFTGIASATESAAIGVLGAVALSAGKKTFSYALLRYASIETVKLTAMIFMILIGATAFSLVFNELGGGDMALEFFSQDLGSKWMFILIAMAAIFILGFFIDFIEIAFVVVPILVPIVASFGIDPVWFAVLVAMNLQSSFLTPPFGFALFYLKGAAGDKIGTGTIYRGVVPFILLQLLALLIIVIYPDLIYLFGK, from the coding sequence ATGCTTTCGCTCCTTGTGGCCTATGATGCCGCAGCAAGGTATCTTTTTTCGGCAGGTTCTGTTGCCCTGCAGGAGTTGGAGTGGCATCTGTTTGATATTATTTTTTTGCTGGGGCTTAGTTATGCGCTTAAACATGACAAACATGTGAGAGTGGATATCTTTTTTGAGAGATATTCTGTGCAGACTAAGGCGATCGTGCAGATACTCTCTATGCTTCTTTTGCTGATACCTTTTTCTTTATTTTTTTTGAATGATGCTTTGGATATGACCTACCAGAGCTATATTCAGCGTGAAGTCTCTTCTGATCCGGGGGGATTGACGCATCGGTATCTGATCAAGAGTATGCTGATTGTGGCATTTATTTTATTGCTTATCCAGGCGGTCAGCGAAGTGCTCAAAGCGTATCACAAGGTCGAAAATAAAACTTTTTTGTGGCTGGCGCTTGGAGTGGCGGTATTTTTGGGCACAGCAGTATATGCATTATGGTTCAATAGAGTAGCATTTCTTTTAGATCCTGTATTTTTGATGTTTGCTTTGAGTTTTGTGCTTCTGATGGCGGGATTTCAGGTGGCATTTGTCTTTGCAGGTTCGGCACTTTTTTTTGCACTTATTAGTGACGAGGTATCGCTTCAAACTTTCCAGATGCTTCCTTATCGTACGTATGGCATTATGGATAATGCTACACTGATGGCTGTACCTTTGTTTGTTTTTATGGGGCTGATACTTGAAAAGTCAAAGATGGCGGAAGGTTTGATGTTTTCGTTGGGAAAACTTTTTAGAAATTTACGTGGAGGATTGGCTATTTCAGTGGTAATTGTAGGGGCGATACTCGCAGCAAGTACTGGAATCGTAGGGGCTTCAGTGGTGATGATGAGCCTCATCGCACTGCCTTTGATGCTCAAACACGGCTATTCGCCTTCCTTGGCTGCAGGTACTATTGCAGCCAGCGGAACATTGGGGCAGCTGATTCCGCCCTCTGTTGTGCTTATTGTGCTTGGAGATCAGATGCATCTGAGTGTAGGCGATCTTTTTCGTGCGGCCGTAGTGCCCGGAATGCTGCTCATTGTACTTTATGTGCTTTATATTGTCATTGTTTCATGGCTGAACAAAGATATCGCTCCGGCTATTGTATTGGATGAACCTTATCGCGCAGTGCTTAAAACAGCAGCAAGAGAGATTGTCTCCCCCTTGTTGCTCATAGGCGTAGTGTTGGGCTCCATTTTCACGGGGATTGCTTCGGCGACTGAATCGGCGGCAATCGGTGTGCTTGGAGCAGTGGCGCTGTCTGCGGGCAAGAAAACTTTTTCGTATGCATTGCTTCGTTATGCAAGCATAGAGACAGTTAAACTCACAGCGATGATCTTCATGATACTCATCGGTGCGACGGCTTTTTCGCTGGTATTCAATGAGCTTGGCGGCGGCGATATGGCACTGGAGTTTTTTTCACAAGATTTGGGAAGCAAATGGATGTTTATCCTTATCGCGATGGCAGCCATTTTTATTTTAGGTTTTTTTATTGACTTTATAGAGATTGCATTTGTGGTTGTACCGATTTTGGTGCCCATCGTTGCATCGTTTGGGATTGATCCTGTATGGTTTGCTGTTCTTGTCGCGATGAACCTGCAATCCTCTTTTCTTACCCCTCCCTTTGGGTTTGCACTGTTTTATCTCAAGGGGGCGGCCGGAGATAAGATTGGTACGGGAACTATCTACAGGGGAGTCGTGCCGTTTATTTTACTGCAACTCTTGGCTTTGCTGATTATTGTAATTTATCCTGATTTGATCTATTTGTTTGGAAAGTGA
- a CDS encoding UDP-N-acetylmuramoylalanyl-D-glutamyl-2, 6-diaminopimelate--D-alanyl-D-alanine ligase: MILLDIFAYALFIAAMGYYVITNLQWYSYKLERVVLHHTKTWWHFVYFLIPFAIYMLIHYTTSYAFVVVAIYLGALYGWYRGLDKPLVFTGRVKRFFAVLFFVAFFIVLVFHHFGVIIPLLIAYFVSSFIEKMLFSGFKLKAKKKIESMKNLTVVGITASYGKTSIKNYVEHLLKAKYKTYATPRSVNTLGGVLKDINDDLPEDTEVYVVEMGARGEGDIAEISTFVNPHYVVVGKIGPAHIEYFKTLENIRNTKMEILRTNRLKEAWIHESVRVEPQENIHSFGPDITEIEATLEGTSFTLEGVRYTAGILGAFNAMNLAAAVKVAKAFGLSDAQIQQKLSTLKSVDHRLQRIDAGGKIILDDSFNGNIDGMMASFDLASTHKGRKVVITPGLVEADDALNIQVAQKANEVFDVVVVTGDLNYGIFKTCVDADKLVKLSAKSEMEAMLIEQTRPGDLILFANDAPSFI; this comes from the coding sequence ATGATACTTCTTGATATTTTTGCCTATGCGCTGTTCATCGCAGCAATGGGATATTATGTGATCACCAATCTCCAGTGGTATAGCTATAAGCTTGAACGTGTGGTGCTGCATCATACAAAAACATGGTGGCATTTTGTCTATTTTCTTATACCGTTTGCGATTTACATGCTTATACACTATACGACTTCATATGCCTTTGTTGTCGTTGCGATATATCTGGGTGCGCTGTATGGTTGGTATAGGGGGCTGGACAAACCTTTGGTGTTTACCGGAAGAGTTAAACGCTTTTTTGCCGTACTCTTTTTTGTGGCCTTTTTTATTGTTTTAGTGTTTCATCATTTTGGAGTTATTATCCCGCTTTTGATTGCATACTTTGTTTCATCGTTCATTGAGAAAATGCTTTTCAGCGGGTTTAAACTGAAGGCAAAAAAGAAGATAGAATCGATGAAAAACCTCACAGTAGTGGGTATTACTGCAAGCTACGGAAAAACAAGTATCAAAAATTATGTAGAGCATCTTCTTAAAGCCAAGTATAAAACCTATGCAACACCTCGTTCGGTTAATACTCTGGGGGGAGTGCTGAAGGATATCAATGATGATCTTCCTGAAGATACAGAAGTGTATGTGGTGGAGATGGGTGCCAGAGGCGAGGGGGATATTGCAGAAATCAGCACTTTTGTCAATCCTCATTATGTGGTTGTAGGCAAGATCGGTCCTGCACATATTGAGTATTTCAAGACACTTGAAAATATCCGCAATACCAAGATGGAAATTCTTCGGACAAACAGACTCAAAGAGGCATGGATACATGAAAGTGTGAGGGTAGAACCTCAAGAAAATATTCACTCTTTTGGTCCAGATATTACGGAAATTGAAGCAACCCTCGAGGGGACGAGTTTTACGCTTGAGGGTGTACGCTATACGGCCGGTATCTTGGGTGCATTTAATGCGATGAATCTTGCGGCGGCAGTGAAAGTAGCCAAAGCATTTGGATTGAGTGATGCGCAGATACAGCAAAAATTAAGCACACTCAAATCGGTCGATCACAGATTGCAGCGCATCGATGCGGGAGGTAAAATAATTCTTGATGACAGCTTCAATGGCAACATCGACGGGATGATGGCGTCATTCGATTTAGCAAGCACTCATAAAGGAAGAAAGGTGGTTATTACCCCGGGACTTGTTGAGGCGGATGATGCACTGAACATCCAAGTGGCACAAAAAGCCAACGAAGTATTTGATGTGGTGGTGGTGACGGGTGATCTCAATTATGGGATATTTAAAACCTGTGTAGATGCAGATAAACTGGTAAAACTTTCTGCCAAAAGCGAGATGGAAGCAATGCTGATAGAGCAGACGCGTCCGGGTGATCTGATACTTTTTGCCAATGATGCTCCGAGTTTTATATGA
- a CDS encoding 2-hydroxy-6-oxohepta-2,4-dienoate hydrolase — protein sequence MASKEIIYKNNSYQLSYELANPSEQDVFLVLHGWGSSKEIMKQAFGQTLKMYKHIYLDMPGFGKSSNNSILTTKDYAQIVKLFLMELRVSPKIIMGHSFGGKVSVLLDSPCLVLLSSSGVLVPKPWNVRIKIALFKLLKPLGIQKLRQIFVSDDAKGMNHEMYETFKNVVNEDFEANFAKTQSKTLLFWGKKDTATPLWTAEKIKSLIPKSSLYPLEGDHFFFLKHGTFIAQTIETQCKETHL from the coding sequence ATGGCATCTAAAGAAATTATTTACAAAAACAATAGCTATCAACTCTCTTATGAGTTGGCAAATCCGAGTGAGCAGGATGTTTTTCTTGTGCTTCATGGATGGGGAAGCAGTAAAGAGATCATGAAGCAAGCATTTGGGCAAACGCTCAAGATGTACAAACATATCTATCTGGATATGCCCGGTTTTGGCAAAAGCTCCAACAACTCTATATTGACAACCAAAGATTATGCACAGATTGTGAAGCTTTTTTTGATGGAGTTGCGGGTTTCTCCAAAGATTATTATGGGTCACTCTTTTGGCGGGAAGGTTTCTGTGCTGCTGGATTCTCCTTGTTTGGTTTTGCTTTCCTCTTCGGGGGTGCTTGTGCCAAAGCCCTGGAACGTGCGAATAAAAATCGCACTCTTTAAATTGCTCAAGCCGCTAGGGATACAAAAATTGCGTCAAATATTTGTCAGTGATGATGCCAAAGGGATGAATCACGAGATGTACGAAACCTTTAAAAACGTGGTGAACGAAGATTTTGAAGCCAATTTTGCAAAAACTCAAAGCAAAACACTTCTTTTTTGGGGCAAAAAAGATACGGCAACACCGTTATGGACAGCCGAAAAAATAAAAAGCCTAATACCCAAAAGTTCGCTTTATCCGCTTGAGGGGGACCATTTCTTTTTTTTAAAACACGGTACCTTTATCGCACAGACCATAGAAACACAATGCAAGGAAACACACCTATGA
- a CDS encoding aminoacetone oxidase family FAD-binding enzyme: protein MMDKELIIIGGGASALMLASVLPRQSALLIEANGKAGAKMLVSGGGKCNITNQRMDSAFYAGRDSFIKQSLRAFDQKALLAWIKQRGIDPVVKKEGQYFCPNSAKELLEIFNKESKKQTILLDEKVLKVSKRGDYFSVKTDKRVLTSKIVVVASGGLSYPILGASSIGYEIAASFGHTIVKTAPALVGFTVQKEQFFFKELSGTSVEVEIKVADQLCRGPLLFAHKGISGPAILDASLYWEKGNITIDFLPGFSWSTVRSSKKQLTSIFPFPKRVAKAFLIQLGIEDKMGSKLSLDELKRLETLSHYSFAPAGTFGYSKAEVTRGGVCTDEVDANTMMSLKSDGLYFIGEVLDVTGRLGGYNFQWAFSSAYNCAKSLKIKR, encoded by the coding sequence ATCATGGATAAAGAGCTCATTATTATAGGCGGAGGAGCAAGCGCATTGATGCTCGCTTCCGTGCTTCCGAGGCAATCGGCACTACTGATAGAGGCTAATGGCAAAGCAGGAGCCAAGATGCTGGTCTCCGGCGGGGGGAAATGCAATATCACCAACCAGAGGATGGACAGTGCTTTTTATGCAGGAAGAGACAGTTTTATCAAACAAAGTCTCAGGGCATTTGATCAAAAAGCTCTTTTGGCATGGATAAAACAGCGAGGCATTGATCCTGTTGTAAAAAAAGAGGGCCAGTACTTTTGTCCCAACAGCGCTAAAGAACTTTTGGAAATTTTTAACAAAGAAAGCAAAAAACAAACGATACTTTTGGATGAAAAAGTATTAAAAGTCAGCAAAAGGGGAGACTATTTTAGTGTTAAAACCGACAAAAGAGTGCTAACCTCCAAGATTGTCGTGGTGGCATCGGGCGGATTGAGTTATCCCATTCTTGGCGCAAGTTCTATCGGATATGAAATTGCAGCTTCTTTTGGGCATACGATTGTAAAAACAGCGCCGGCATTGGTAGGGTTTACTGTACAAAAAGAACAGTTTTTTTTCAAAGAACTCAGCGGTACTTCGGTAGAGGTGGAGATCAAGGTGGCAGATCAGCTTTGCAGGGGGCCGCTTCTTTTCGCCCATAAAGGCATCAGTGGTCCGGCGATTTTGGATGCTTCTTTGTATTGGGAAAAAGGAAATATCACTATAGACTTTTTACCCGGATTTTCCTGGAGCACTGTACGCTCAAGCAAAAAGCAGCTCACTTCTATTTTTCCTTTTCCTAAACGGGTTGCCAAGGCATTTTTGATACAATTGGGAATCGAAGATAAAATGGGCTCCAAACTCAGTCTGGATGAATTAAAACGGTTGGAGACCTTGAGTCATTACAGTTTTGCACCGGCAGGCACATTTGGATACAGCAAGGCCGAGGTGACCAGAGGCGGTGTATGTACCGATGAAGTGGATGCAAATACGATGATGAGCCTGAAAAGCGACGGGTTGTATTTTATCGGGGAAGTGCTTGATGTGACAGGAAGACTTGGCGGATATAATTTTCAGTGGGCATTTTCAAGTGCTTACAACTGCGCTAAATCGTTAAAAATTAAAAGATAA